Proteins encoded by one window of Lutibacter sp. A64:
- a CDS encoding prolyl oligopeptidase family serine peptidase, translated as MKKILLLTLVGFCLFSCEKSDTQKTVELKYPTTKKVDTVTNYFGTEVKDPYRWLEDDMSNETAAWVREQNKLTFDYLTNIPYRKALKNRLEKLWNYEKIGAPFKEGDFTYFYKNNGLQNQYVLYRFKGNEEPKVFLDPNTFSEDGTTSLGGMSFSKDGSLVAYAISEGGSDWRKIIIMDALSKEIKEDTLIDVKFSGMAWKGNEGLFYSSYEKPKGSELSAKTDQHRLFYHKLDTKQSEDEIIFGDKEKRRYVGAGVTDDEKYLIISASISTSGNELYFKDLTDPTSKITPIILGFDNDTGVVEHKNGYFYLSTNVNAPNKRIVKVAVKNPSKENWVDVIPETKNVLNISTASGYIFANYMVDAVSKVMQYDFNGKLIRTIALPGIGSAGGFSGKNNAETIYYSFTNYTTPGSIYSFKPKSGISELYKKPAIDFNAENYESKQVFYTSKDGTKIPMIISFKKGIELNGKNPTILYGYGGFNISLTPSFNIANAVWMEQGGIYAVPNLRGGGEYGKAWHNAGTKLQKQNVFDDFIAAAEYLIKNNYTSSHYLAIRGGSNGGLLVGATMIQRPDLMKVALPDVGVLDMLRYHTFTAGAGWAYDYGTAVDSKEMFNYLKGYSPVHNVKAGIEYPATLVTTGDHDDRVVPAHSFKFAAELQEKQLGNNPTLIRIETNAGHGAGTPVSKIIEQYADIFGFTLYNMGYKTLPNK; from the coding sequence ATGAAAAAAATACTATTATTAACATTAGTTGGGTTTTGCTTATTCTCTTGTGAAAAATCCGATACACAAAAAACTGTTGAATTGAAATATCCTACAACAAAAAAAGTTGATACTGTAACTAATTATTTTGGTACAGAAGTTAAAGATCCTTACAGATGGTTAGAAGACGATATGTCTAATGAAACTGCAGCCTGGGTTAGGGAACAAAACAAATTAACATTCGATTATTTGACAAATATTCCATATCGTAAAGCATTAAAAAATCGTTTAGAAAAATTATGGAATTATGAAAAAATAGGCGCTCCTTTTAAAGAAGGTGATTTTACCTACTTCTATAAAAATAATGGATTACAAAATCAGTATGTTTTATATAGATTTAAAGGTAATGAAGAGCCAAAAGTTTTTTTAGATCCAAATACTTTTTCTGAAGATGGTACTACTTCTTTAGGCGGAATGTCGTTTTCAAAGGACGGAAGTTTGGTTGCTTATGCCATTTCTGAGGGAGGAAGCGATTGGCGCAAAATTATCATTATGGATGCGCTTTCAAAAGAAATTAAAGAAGATACACTTATAGATGTTAAATTTAGTGGCATGGCTTGGAAAGGAAATGAAGGGCTTTTTTATTCAAGTTACGAAAAGCCAAAAGGAAGTGAGCTTTCTGCAAAAACAGATCAACATCGCTTGTTTTACCATAAATTAGACACAAAACAATCTGAAGATGAAATTATTTTTGGTGATAAAGAAAAAAGACGTTATGTTGGTGCTGGTGTTACTGATGATGAGAAATATTTAATTATTTCAGCTTCAATTTCAACTTCAGGAAACGAATTATACTTTAAAGACTTAACAGATCCAACTAGTAAAATAACTCCTATAATATTAGGTTTTGATAATGATACTGGTGTAGTTGAACATAAAAATGGATATTTTTATTTAAGTACTAATGTAAATGCACCAAATAAAAGAATTGTAAAAGTTGCTGTTAAAAATCCTTCAAAAGAAAACTGGGTTGATGTAATTCCTGAAACTAAAAATGTATTGAATATATCTACGGCAAGTGGTTATATTTTTGCAAATTATATGGTTGATGCTGTTTCAAAAGTAATGCAATACGATTTTAATGGAAAATTAATTAGAACAATAGCATTACCAGGTATAGGTAGTGCGGGTGGATTTAGCGGGAAAAATAATGCAGAGACTATTTATTATTCTTTTACAAATTATACAACACCAGGATCAATTTATTCATTTAAACCAAAATCTGGAATATCAGAATTATATAAAAAACCTGCAATAGATTTTAATGCCGAAAATTACGAATCCAAACAAGTATTCTATACTTCAAAAGATGGAACAAAAATTCCAATGATAATTTCTTTTAAAAAAGGAATCGAATTAAATGGGAAAAACCCAACAATTTTATATGGTTATGGAGGATTTAATATTAGTTTAACTCCTAGTTTTAACATTGCAAATGCAGTTTGGATGGAGCAAGGTGGTATTTATGCAGTTCCTAATTTACGTGGTGGTGGCGAGTACGGTAAAGCGTGGCATAATGCAGGTACAAAACTTCAAAAACAAAATGTATTTGACGATTTTATTGCAGCTGCTGAATATTTAATTAAAAACAACTATACATCATCACATTATTTAGCTATTAGAGGTGGCTCTAACGGAGGCTTACTAGTTGGTGCAACAATGATACAGCGTCCTGATTTAATGAAAGTGGCATTGCCAGATGTTGGCGTGCTAGACATGTTACGTTATCATACGTTTACAGCAGGAGCAGGTTGGGCTTACGACTATGGAACTGCAGTAGATTCTAAAGAAATGTTTAATTATTTAAAAGGTTATTCACCGGTTCATAATGTAAAAGCAGGAATTGAATACCCAGCTACATTGGTAACAACTGGAGATCACGATGATAGAGTAGTGCCAGCACATTCGTTTAAATTTGCTGCAGAATTACAAGAAAAGCAATTAGGTAATAATCCAACTTTAATAAGAATTGAAACAAATGCAGGTCATGGAGCAGGAACTCCAGTTTCAAAAATTATTGAACAATATGCAGATATTTTCGGATTTACCTTATACAATATGGGGTATAAAACATTGCCTAATAAATAA
- the trxA gene encoding thioredoxin, with protein MTELLTKETFLEKVFNFEKNKEWKFEGDIPCVIDFYADWCGPCKAVAPVLEELGEDYKGKVNIYKVDTEAEQELAAAFGIRSIPSILFVPKNAEPQMAQGALPKHQFEQIINDVLEVSK; from the coding sequence ATGACAGAATTATTAACAAAAGAGACTTTTTTAGAAAAAGTTTTTAATTTCGAAAAAAATAAAGAATGGAAATTTGAAGGAGATATACCTTGTGTAATTGATTTTTATGCAGATTGGTGTGGACCTTGTAAAGCAGTTGCACCGGTTTTAGAAGAATTAGGAGAAGATTATAAAGGAAAAGTAAATATCTATAAAGTTGATACAGAAGCTGAACAAGAGCTAGCTGCTGCTTTTGGAATTAGAAGTATTCCTTCTATTTTATTTGTTCCAAAAAATGCTGAGCCACAAATGGCTCAAGGGGCATTACCAAAACATCAATTTGAACAAATTATTAATGATGTTTTAGAAGTTTCTAAGTAA
- a CDS encoding PorP/SprF family type IX secretion system membrane protein, with the protein MKNIVKQFVIISAFLVIVKSNAQQDPLYTQYYNNFSLINPAYSGSHGLFTATANIRSQWAGEAGSPETQTLSIHGATGKNVGLGLSIVNDKVYVLKETDIYADFSYSIYPNENSTLAFGLKVGGSFLDVNLLELGVQNDDLFSENISEFNPNMGAGIFYYTNRFFASISTVNILKNKHYDKNSSVVSSASDEMIFYISSGYVFNLNDSFKLRPSFMMRAVNSSPLSTDISASILWLDKLEFGISHRIDESVSTLFQLRLTNNLKVGYTYDAITNNLSNYSNGSHEFSIILNLGKNKNNHKRQPPLYWMKKKNSEEILLIE; encoded by the coding sequence ATGAAAAATATAGTAAAACAATTCGTAATTATAAGTGCCTTTTTAGTAATTGTAAAAAGTAATGCACAACAAGATCCGTTATATACACAATATTATAATAATTTTAGCTTAATTAATCCTGCCTACTCTGGTAGTCATGGATTGTTTACAGCCACCGCTAATATTAGAAGTCAATGGGCTGGAGAAGCTGGAAGTCCAGAAACACAAACCTTATCAATACATGGTGCTACTGGTAAAAATGTAGGGCTGGGTTTGTCTATTGTTAATGATAAGGTATATGTTTTAAAAGAAACTGACATTTATGCCGATTTTTCTTACTCTATTTATCCAAATGAAAATTCAACATTAGCTTTTGGACTAAAAGTAGGAGGTAGTTTTTTAGATGTAAACTTGTTAGAATTAGGTGTTCAAAACGATGATCTTTTTAGTGAAAACATCAGTGAATTTAATCCAAATATGGGTGCTGGTATCTTTTACTATACCAACAGGTTTTTTGCAAGTATTTCAACCGTAAACATTTTAAAAAACAAACATTACGATAAAAACAGTTCCGTAGTTTCTAGCGCTTCAGATGAAATGATTTTTTATATATCTTCTGGATACGTTTTTAATTTAAATGATTCTTTTAAACTAAGACCTTCATTTATGATGAGAGCCGTTAACAGTTCGCCATTATCTACAGATATCTCTGCAAGTATTTTATGGCTAGACAAACTAGAATTTGGAATTTCACATAGGATTGATGAATCTGTTTCAACCCTTTTTCAACTTAGATTAACCAATAATTTAAAAGTAGGTTATACTTATGATGCGATTACCAATAACCTTTCTAATTATAGCAATGGATCGCATGAATTTTCTATCATTTTAAATCTAGGGAAAAACAAAAATAATCATAAAAGACAACCACCACTTTATTGGATGAAAAAGAAAAATTCTGAAGAAATTCTATTAATTGAATAA
- a CDS encoding DoxX family membrane protein: MNSKLTLVVRILLGLILVVFGANKFFNFMPMPPMEGAPGEFMGALVKSGYMFPLIGFTEVVAGILLLINKWKGLALIFAAIISVNIVMFHLALAPAGIGLSAVVAVLNSILMYANWNKFKTLF, encoded by the coding sequence ATGAATTCAAAATTAACACTTGTTGTACGTATACTTCTAGGTCTAATATTAGTAGTTTTTGGAGCTAACAAATTTTTCAACTTTATGCCAATGCCCCCAATGGAAGGAGCTCCTGGTGAATTTATGGGTGCTCTTGTAAAATCGGGTTATATGTTTCCTTTAATTGGTTTTACCGAAGTTGTTGCAGGCATTCTTCTATTGATAAATAAATGGAAAGGCTTAGCGCTTATATTTGCAGCTATTATTTCTGTAAATATTGTGATGTTCCATTTAGCACTTGCACCTGCCGGAATTGGATTATCTGCGGTTGTTGCCGTACTAAATAGTATACTTATGTATGCAAATTGGAATAAATTTAAAACACTTTTTTAA
- a CDS encoding TonB-dependent receptor, with product MRKFKHLLMVVVLCTSATIFAQTKLTGKVVDETSQPLPGASIVVKGSSTGVSTDFDGNFTLETSISSGTIVVSFVGYETKTLTFSGSKSLGEIALKLSAESLSEIVITATSFAVDRKTPVAVSTVKADVIEHKLGSQEFPEILKSTPGVYATKSGGGFGDSRINLRGFESANVAVMINGVPVNDMENGWVYWSNWAGLADVTSAMQVQRGLGASKVAVPSIGGTINILSKTTDIEKGGNVFVGVGNDGYQKYGATVSTGLLDNGFAVTASGAKTKGDGYVDGTEFEGYNYFINISKQLGDNHKLSFTSFGAPQTHGQRQNRSSIETYRNAESGIKFNPDWGIKNGAAFSIENNFYHKSQTSLNHYWTISDKSNLSTALYASWGTGGGSGTAGDDRSLFNVRLGGDDQPVDIDNIVDINRERGTQGLGSIAYLRASRNDHEWYGVLSTFKTDLTDNLAFVAGLDLRTYTGKHFSVVEDLLGGSYAEDNANVNNPNAALKVGDKRDYWNDGEVGWQGLFTQLEYNKDNLATFISASVSNSSFRRIDYFNYLDSDPNQKTDKYDFVGFGVKGGANYNLDDNNNVFANIGYFEKAGGFDAVFLGYDNEAENINEDAENQKIFSAELGYGYRNDNLSFNLNLYRTQWDDRTFTDNFSVDNVDYFVNLLGVNALHQGIELDAVYRASDKLTLTGMVSLGDWTWTNNIENVQVYNDSQEAVGDPYSLYIKDLKVGDAAQTTAALGLDYELMDKTHFTVDYNYFGDYYADFEPNNRTTATDTAQAWKAPEYGIFDASLRYGFKFGEFDTVLTARMNNVFNTEYISDAIDGGAHDSNTASVWYGYGRTFNFSAKINF from the coding sequence ATGAGAAAATTTAAACATTTATTAATGGTAGTAGTACTTTGTACTTCCGCTACTATTTTTGCTCAAACAAAACTTACTGGAAAAGTAGTTGACGAAACAAGTCAGCCTTTACCTGGAGCTTCTATTGTTGTTAAAGGATCTAGCACAGGAGTTTCTACAGATTTTGATGGAAATTTCACATTAGAAACATCTATTTCTAGTGGTACTATTGTAGTTTCATTTGTTGGATATGAAACTAAAACTTTAACATTTAGCGGTAGTAAAAGTTTAGGAGAGATAGCATTAAAGTTATCTGCCGAATCTTTATCTGAAATTGTAATTACTGCTACTTCTTTTGCAGTAGACAGAAAAACACCAGTTGCTGTGTCAACAGTAAAAGCAGATGTTATTGAACACAAATTAGGATCTCAAGAATTTCCTGAAATCTTAAAATCTACACCTGGTGTATACGCTACTAAATCTGGTGGTGGTTTTGGTGATAGTAGAATAAACTTAAGAGGTTTTGAATCTGCAAACGTTGCAGTTATGATTAATGGTGTACCTGTTAATGATATGGAAAACGGTTGGGTTTATTGGTCTAACTGGGCTGGTTTAGCAGATGTAACAAGTGCTATGCAGGTTCAAAGAGGTTTAGGGGCTTCTAAAGTTGCTGTACCTTCTATTGGTGGTACTATTAATATTTTATCTAAAACTACTGATATTGAAAAAGGTGGTAACGTTTTTGTAGGTGTTGGTAATGATGGTTACCAAAAATACGGAGCAACTGTTTCAACAGGTTTACTTGACAATGGATTTGCAGTAACTGCTTCTGGAGCTAAAACAAAAGGTGATGGTTATGTAGATGGTACCGAATTTGAAGGTTACAACTATTTCATAAATATATCTAAACAATTAGGTGATAATCATAAATTATCATTTACATCATTTGGTGCACCACAAACACACGGACAAAGACAAAATAGAAGTTCTATTGAAACTTATAGAAATGCTGAAAGTGGAATTAAATTTAACCCAGACTGGGGTATTAAAAATGGAGCAGCATTTTCTATAGAAAATAACTTCTACCACAAATCTCAAACATCTTTAAACCACTATTGGACAATTAGTGATAAATCTAATTTATCAACTGCACTTTATGCTTCTTGGGGTACTGGTGGAGGAAGTGGTACTGCTGGTGATGACAGAAGTTTATTTAATGTAAGATTAGGTGGTGATGACCAACCAGTAGATATTGATAATATTGTTGATATAAATAGAGAAAGAGGAACTCAAGGTTTAGGATCTATAGCTTATTTAAGAGCTTCAAGAAATGACCACGAATGGTATGGTGTTTTATCAACATTTAAAACAGATTTAACTGATAATCTTGCTTTTGTTGCAGGTCTTGATTTAAGAACATATACAGGAAAACACTTTTCTGTAGTTGAAGATTTATTAGGAGGTTCTTACGCTGAAGATAATGCAAATGTTAACAATCCAAACGCTGCTTTAAAAGTAGGTGATAAACGTGACTACTGGAATGATGGTGAAGTAGGATGGCAAGGTTTATTTACTCAATTAGAATACAATAAAGATAATTTAGCAACTTTTATATCTGCGTCTGTATCTAACTCTTCTTTTAGAAGAATAGATTATTTCAACTATTTAGATAGCGATCCAAACCAAAAAACTGATAAATACGACTTCGTAGGTTTTGGTGTTAAAGGGGGGGCTAACTATAACTTAGATGATAATAATAATGTTTTTGCAAACATAGGTTATTTTGAAAAAGCAGGTGGATTTGATGCTGTATTCTTAGGATATGACAATGAAGCTGAAAACATTAATGAAGATGCTGAAAATCAAAAAATATTTAGTGCTGAACTTGGTTATGGTTATAGAAATGATAATTTATCATTTAACTTAAACCTTTATAGAACACAATGGGATGATAGAACATTTACAGATAACTTCTCAGTTGACAATGTAGATTACTTTGTGAATTTATTAGGTGTAAATGCACTTCACCAAGGTATTGAATTAGATGCTGTATATAGAGCTTCTGATAAGCTTACTTTAACAGGTATGGTTTCTTTAGGAGACTGGACTTGGACTAACAACATTGAAAATGTTCAAGTTTATAATGATAGTCAAGAAGCTGTTGGAGATCCATACAGTTTATATATAAAAGATTTAAAAGTAGGTGATGCAGCTCAAACAACTGCAGCATTAGGGTTGGATTATGAATTAATGGATAAAACACATTTTACTGTAGATTATAATTATTTTGGTGACTATTATGCAGACTTTGAACCAAATAATAGAACAACTGCTACAGACACCGCTCAAGCTTGGAAAGCTCCTGAATATGGAATCTTTGATGCAAGTTTAAGATATGGATTTAAATTCGGTGAATTTGACACAGTACTTACAGCTAGAATGAATAATGTATTTAATACAGAATATATTTCTGATGCTATAGATGGTGGAGCTCATGATTCTAATACAGCTTCAGTATGGTATGGATACGGAAGAACATTCAACTTTAGCGCTAAAATTAATTTTTAA
- a CDS encoding DUF3078 domain-containing protein produces MKKIILVLVCMFGITYINAQTIEELKAEQAPKKDSIAALQAKVKAIQSKIDAFPGWKKGAFGTIGGTLAGFDNWYSKGKPNSSTGNIGFTVNAFANLTQEKYFWRNSANVNLSWVKFDDKDDDTDNSDFQEATDVFSITSLFGYKLSEKFAISTLGEYKTTILSNFNDPGYLDLGVGATWTPIADLVVVIHPLNYNFVFSDGDSNFESSLGAKIVADYTKQLGAIKFKTNLSAFQSYKSADYSNWTWTNSFGYTLWKGIGVGFDLGLRKNKQEALNYALDDDESATFDTIDNKLQTYWMFGLNYSF; encoded by the coding sequence ATGAAAAAAATAATTTTAGTACTAGTGTGTATGTTTGGTATAACCTACATAAATGCTCAAACAATAGAGGAGTTAAAAGCAGAGCAAGCTCCTAAAAAAGATTCTATTGCAGCTTTACAAGCAAAAGTAAAAGCAATTCAAAGTAAAATTGATGCTTTTCCTGGTTGGAAAAAAGGTGCTTTTGGAACCATTGGAGGAACACTTGCAGGTTTTGATAATTGGTACTCTAAAGGAAAACCAAATTCATCAACTGGTAATATTGGATTTACAGTAAACGCTTTTGCAAACCTAACACAAGAAAAATATTTCTGGAGAAATTCAGCTAATGTAAACTTAAGTTGGGTAAAATTTGATGATAAGGATGATGATACTGATAATAGTGACTTTCAAGAAGCTACAGATGTGTTTAGTATAACTTCTTTATTTGGATATAAATTAAGCGAAAAATTTGCAATTTCTACTTTAGGAGAATACAAAACTACTATTTTAAGTAATTTTAACGATCCTGGTTATTTAGACCTTGGGGTTGGTGCTACTTGGACTCCTATTGCAGATTTAGTGGTTGTAATACACCCTTTAAACTATAATTTTGTATTTAGCGATGGAGATAGCAATTTTGAATCTTCTTTAGGTGCTAAAATAGTTGCTGATTATACCAAGCAATTAGGTGCTATTAAATTTAAAACGAATCTTTCTGCTTTTCAAAGTTACAAAAGTGCTGATTACTCTAACTGGACTTGGACAAACTCATTTGGTTACACGCTTTGGAAAGGTATTGGTGTAGGTTTTGACTTAGGTTTAAGAAAGAACAAGCAAGAGGCTTTGAATTATGCTTTAGATGATGATGAGTCAGCTACATTTGATACTATTGACAATAAACTTCAAACGTATTGGATGTTTGGTTTAAACTATTCTTTTTAA
- a CDS encoding choice-of-anchor J domain-containing protein encodes MKKIIYLIMAIGLVFTACDPMDDIYADLDAQESAVVGNAEYTLTDEDYDDLELGYGSFNSLDDAKSLLPSFLADAYPYWGKNSSVLVGFDLYVGYAPGVSDYTNATSYSLANMDYPRGSENAVAFFPEEDPADYLGDILNANIDAPTEGNMVLAKYKVYKGEPVAGVSNFFEETFNGSLNSWESISVIGDQSWYATSYSNDEYAKASGYSSGSRYENEDWLISPEIDLTNQINATLEIRQALNFGGADLVKILISTDYSTGGDIAASTWNELELQNIPDGTSYDFYVSDPYALTDYEGETIHIAFKYVSDGTNENTSTWQIDNVVVKVPGVEGDTAINETFLTYSEGEWEPSEGVYFIQDADFDSMGEGYGQPGQYNNFGSSTPPDDYLPTFLNLKYPYALEGDELIVVYDYYSSSSGAQLRGNLYTKSSGAWSGYESTISTTLQFGHDGANWVPDNTIKYTLTGADYDYIVETYKDIYSGGVANLSSYGNISAYNWAPDEILDVLSGVLLNNFPDSEEGQKFIVTYATYDGSSHDVSLNVILEGGKYVLNN; translated from the coding sequence ATGAAAAAAATTATTTATTTAATAATGGCAATAGGCTTAGTTTTTACAGCCTGTGACCCAATGGATGATATTTATGCTGATCTTGATGCTCAAGAAAGTGCTGTAGTTGGTAATGCAGAATATACATTAACTGATGAAGATTACGATGATTTAGAATTAGGATATGGAAGCTTTAACTCTCTTGATGATGCTAAATCATTACTTCCTTCATTTTTAGCAGACGCATACCCATACTGGGGAAAAAATTCTTCTGTATTAGTTGGTTTTGATTTATATGTTGGATATGCTCCAGGTGTAAGCGACTATACTAATGCTACTTCTTATAGCTTGGCTAATATGGATTACCCTAGAGGTTCTGAAAATGCAGTAGCTTTCTTCCCTGAAGAAGATCCAGCTGACTATTTAGGTGATATATTAAATGCAAATATAGATGCACCAACTGAAGGAAATATGGTACTTGCAAAGTACAAAGTTTATAAAGGAGAACCAGTTGCTGGAGTTTCTAATTTCTTTGAAGAAACGTTTAATGGTAGTTTAAATTCTTGGGAATCTATTAGTGTAATTGGTGATCAATCTTGGTATGCAACATCTTATAGTAATGATGAATATGCTAAAGCTAGTGGTTACAGTAGTGGAAGTAGATATGAAAATGAGGATTGGTTAATTTCTCCAGAAATTGATTTAACGAATCAAATAAATGCTACTTTAGAAATTAGACAAGCATTAAACTTTGGAGGTGCTGATTTAGTTAAAATATTAATTTCAACTGATTATAGCACAGGGGGAGACATTGCTGCCTCAACTTGGAATGAATTAGAATTGCAAAATATACCTGATGGTACAAGCTATGATTTTTATGTTAGTGATCCATACGCTTTGACAGATTATGAAGGCGAAACAATTCATATTGCTTTTAAATATGTTTCAGATGGTACTAATGAAAACACTTCAACTTGGCAAATCGATAATGTTGTAGTTAAAGTTCCTGGTGTAGAGGGTGATACAGCTATAAACGAAACGTTCTTAACTTACTCTGAAGGAGAATGGGAACCTTCAGAAGGTGTTTATTTTATCCAAGATGCTGATTTTGATTCAATGGGAGAAGGTTATGGTCAACCAGGACAATATAATAATTTTGGAAGTTCTACACCTCCAGATGATTATTTACCAACATTCTTAAACTTAAAATATCCTTACGCTTTAGAGGGTGACGAGTTAATTGTTGTTTACGATTACTATTCTAGTTCAAGTGGAGCTCAATTAAGAGGTAACTTATATACTAAATCAAGTGGAGCTTGGTCTGGTTATGAATCTACAATTAGTACTACTTTACAGTTTGGACATGATGGGGCAAATTGGGTTCCAGACAACACAATTAAATATACATTAACAGGGGCTGATTATGATTATATTGTTGAAACTTACAAAGACATATATTCAGGTGGAGTTGCTAACCTAAGTAGCTATGGAAATATTAGTGCTTATAACTGGGCTCCAGATGAAATTCTTGATGTTCTTAGTGGTGTGTTATTGAATAATTTCCCTGATTCAGAAGAAGGACAAAAGTTTATTGTTACTTATGCAACTTATGACGGTTCAAGTCATGATGTTTCATTAAACGTAATTCTTGAAGGTGGAAAATACGTTTTAAACAACTAA